The following are from one region of the Actinoplanes sp. L3-i22 genome:
- a CDS encoding Laminin subunit beta-1 — protein MSHGGEIFGLGGDSATEPSFETALRGYERKQVERYVARAENEIAALAAEREQAYSQIQAMAAQIERLQQEITQARRNNGVSGEVSFRHLGHRVEQILVLAEEQAEVIKASATDDIAGRLAEAERIRAEAEAHAHDAVRDFEVALAARRAEEEKSDTIKRTAADKAVATARQTAEQIRTESEAMLARARAEAQHLGDKAASEAQRARAEVDGYVQSTRVQAEQELKALREKTNQEITTRRTDAEREQSDLKAAVEHELALRRHAVIEEMGQMRAGVEKQCADLRSEADKYAEEVLRRSDEQATATRKELSTQQEKIGQAGRELEAAQAKVAESERRLATAQDHARTAEKETELVEQRLDEARKQLESELQRVESAQRAGEAAERHATDVRRQVQLEAKRVAELAAAAVLAAAASPAEDHEADHKPATADKAPLTVAEKNEKNDKAEKPAAQPAKVTASAKVTVPQASRVPADAE, from the coding sequence ATGTCGCACGGCGGTGAAATCTTCGGCCTTGGCGGAGACTCGGCCACCGAGCCGAGCTTCGAGACCGCTCTGCGAGGTTATGAGCGGAAGCAGGTCGAGAGATACGTCGCCCGCGCCGAGAACGAGATCGCCGCGCTGGCCGCCGAGCGTGAGCAGGCGTATTCGCAGATCCAGGCGATGGCCGCGCAGATCGAACGGCTCCAGCAGGAGATCACTCAGGCCCGCCGCAACAACGGCGTCTCGGGCGAGGTCTCCTTCCGGCACCTCGGGCACCGGGTCGAGCAGATCCTGGTCCTCGCCGAGGAGCAGGCCGAGGTGATCAAGGCCTCGGCCACCGACGACATCGCCGGCCGGCTCGCCGAGGCGGAGCGGATCCGGGCCGAGGCCGAGGCGCACGCCCACGACGCGGTGCGGGACTTCGAGGTCGCACTCGCCGCCCGCCGCGCCGAGGAGGAGAAGTCCGACACGATCAAGCGCACCGCCGCGGACAAGGCGGTCGCCACCGCCCGGCAGACCGCCGAGCAGATCCGGACCGAGAGCGAGGCCATGCTGGCCCGCGCCCGGGCCGAGGCGCAGCACCTGGGTGACAAGGCGGCGAGCGAGGCCCAGCGGGCCCGCGCCGAGGTGGACGGCTACGTCCAGTCCACCCGGGTGCAGGCCGAGCAGGAGCTGAAGGCGCTGCGCGAGAAGACCAACCAGGAGATCACCACCCGCCGGACGGACGCCGAGCGCGAGCAGTCCGACCTGAAGGCCGCCGTCGAGCACGAGCTGGCGCTGCGCCGGCACGCGGTGATCGAGGAGATGGGCCAGATGCGCGCCGGCGTCGAGAAGCAGTGCGCCGACCTGCGCAGCGAGGCCGACAAGTACGCGGAGGAGGTGCTCCGCCGCTCCGACGAGCAGGCCACCGCCACCCGCAAGGAGCTCTCCACCCAGCAGGAGAAGATCGGCCAGGCCGGCCGTGAGCTGGAGGCCGCCCAGGCCAAGGTCGCCGAGTCCGAGCGCCGCCTGGCCACCGCGCAGGACCACGCGCGGACCGCGGAGAAGGAGACCGAGCTGGTCGAGCAGCGGCTGGACGAGGCCCGCAAGCAGCTGGAGAGCGAGCTGCAGCGGGTGGAGAGCGCGCAGCGGGCCGGCGAGGCCGCCGAGCGGCACGCCACCGACGTCCGCCGCCAGGTGCAGCTGGAGGCGAAGCGGGTGGCCGAGCTGGCCGCCGCCGCGGTGCTGGCCGCCGCCGCGTCCCCGGCCGAGGACCACGAGGCGGACCACAAACCCGCCACCGCCGACAAGGCCCCGCTCACCGTCGCGGAGAAGAACGAGAAGAACGACAAGGCGGAGAAGCCGGCGGCGCAGCCCGCCAAGGTGACCGCCTCGGCGAAGGTGACCGTGCCCCAGGCGAGCCGGGTCCCCGCGGACGCTGAGTGA
- a CDS encoding AI-2E family transporter produces MSSEPVEAPAAEPVPEPDQVPAAATEPAPAAVTEPEGPVGKSRFGAPGQPLNRRSPFLFGFLFGLGVIVAYALFLGVRNAASILVLIFIALFLAIGLNPAVVRLRRWGLPRGLAVTIVALLVVALLAGGIVALIPPLVTQTTELINNAPATIDDLRRSETVNELVQRYDIVNKVQSAVNAGTIGNALGGVVGGAKLIFGTIFNVLTVLVLTIYFMASFERLKEAGYSLVPSSRRDRVRLLTDEILTKVGAYMVGAISIAVLAGLSTFVAAMLLGLPYPFALAVVVAVCDLIPQIGATIGAVIVSLVGLASSVTDGVICIIFFIVYQQIENYLIYPGVMRRSVKVSDVAAVVAALLGVALFGVVGALVAIPMVAAIQLIMREVLVPSMDQR; encoded by the coding sequence ATGTCATCCGAGCCCGTGGAGGCCCCGGCCGCCGAGCCGGTGCCGGAGCCGGACCAGGTTCCGGCGGCGGCCACCGAGCCGGCCCCGGCGGCGGTCACCGAGCCGGAGGGGCCGGTCGGCAAGAGTCGTTTCGGCGCGCCCGGCCAGCCGCTGAACCGGCGCAGCCCGTTCCTGTTCGGCTTCCTCTTCGGACTGGGCGTGATCGTGGCGTACGCCCTCTTCCTGGGCGTCCGCAACGCCGCCTCGATCCTGGTCCTGATCTTCATCGCGCTGTTCCTGGCGATCGGGCTGAACCCGGCCGTGGTCCGGTTGCGCCGCTGGGGGCTGCCCCGCGGGCTGGCCGTGACGATCGTCGCGCTGCTGGTGGTGGCGCTGCTGGCCGGCGGCATCGTCGCGCTGATCCCGCCGCTGGTGACGCAGACCACCGAGCTGATCAACAACGCCCCGGCGACCATCGACGACCTGCGCCGCAGCGAGACGGTCAACGAGCTGGTGCAGCGCTACGACATCGTGAACAAGGTGCAGAGCGCGGTGAACGCGGGCACGATCGGGAACGCGCTGGGCGGGGTGGTCGGCGGCGCCAAGCTGATCTTCGGGACGATCTTCAACGTCCTGACCGTGCTGGTGCTGACGATCTACTTCATGGCCTCGTTCGAGCGGCTCAAGGAGGCCGGGTACTCGCTGGTCCCGTCCTCGCGCCGGGACCGGGTGCGGCTGCTCACCGACGAGATCCTGACCAAGGTCGGGGCGTACATGGTCGGCGCCATCTCGATCGCGGTGCTGGCCGGCCTGAGCACGTTCGTGGCGGCGATGCTGCTCGGGCTGCCGTACCCGTTCGCGCTGGCCGTGGTCGTCGCGGTCTGCGACCTGATCCCGCAGATCGGCGCGACCATCGGCGCGGTCATCGTCAGCCTGGTCGGGCTGGCCTCGTCGGTCACCGACGGGGTGATCTGCATCATCTTCTTCATCGTCTACCAGCAGATCGAGAACTACCTGATCTATCCGGGCGTGATGCGCCGCTCGGTCAAGGTCAGCGATGTCGCCGCGGTGGTGGCGGCGTTGCTCGGGGTCGCGCTGTTCGGCGTGGTCGGCGCGCTGGTCGCCATCCCGATGGTCGCCGCCATCCAGCTGATCATGCGAGAGGTCCTGGTCCCGAGCATGGACCAGCGTTAA
- a CDS encoding alpha/beta hydrolase has product MSNQIRANSILPAKREDIELHTADGVTLVGELAVPLDRPPVATLVCLHPLPTHGGMMDSHVFRKAAWRLPALAGLAVLRFNTRGTGSVRGTSGGEFSAGDAERFDVAAAIEFAEFADLPDIWLVGWSFGTDLTLMYGLEPAVTGAVLLSPPLRFSQPEHLAAWAADGKPLTALIPEHDDYLRPAEAIERFAAIPQAEVVPMPGAKHLWVGDAENVLDRIVARVAPGVPTPLPRTWDGPMETGDMNAYANRTVAAFADVEVPQPLKD; this is encoded by the coding sequence ATGAGCAATCAGATCCGCGCCAACTCGATCCTGCCCGCCAAACGCGAGGACATCGAGTTGCACACCGCGGACGGCGTCACCCTCGTCGGTGAGCTGGCCGTGCCGCTGGACCGGCCGCCGGTGGCCACCCTGGTCTGCCTGCACCCGCTGCCCACGCACGGCGGGATGATGGACAGCCACGTGTTCCGCAAGGCCGCCTGGCGGCTGCCGGCGCTGGCCGGGCTCGCCGTGCTGCGCTTCAACACCCGCGGCACCGGCAGCGTGCGCGGCACCAGCGGCGGCGAGTTCTCCGCAGGTGACGCCGAGCGGTTCGACGTGGCCGCCGCGATCGAGTTCGCCGAGTTCGCCGACCTGCCGGACATCTGGCTCGTCGGCTGGTCCTTCGGCACCGACCTGACCCTGATGTACGGCCTGGAGCCGGCGGTCACCGGCGCCGTCCTGCTCTCCCCGCCGCTGCGGTTCTCCCAGCCGGAGCACCTGGCCGCGTGGGCCGCCGACGGGAAGCCGCTGACCGCGCTGATCCCCGAGCACGACGACTACCTGCGGCCGGCCGAGGCGATCGAGCGGTTCGCGGCGATCCCGCAGGCCGAGGTCGTCCCGATGCCCGGCGCCAAGCACCTGTGGGTCGGCGACGCGGAGAACGTGCTGGACCGGATCGTGGCGCGGGTCGCGCCGGGCGTGCCGACGCCGCTGCCGCGCACCTGGGACGGGCCGATGGAGACCGGCGACATGAACGCCTACGCGAATCGCACGGTGGCGGCCTTCGCCGACGTCGAGGTTCCCCAACCCCTCAAAGACTGA
- a CDS encoding aldehyde dehydrogenase family protein, with amino-acid sequence MTATHAPGLPVIEDGQLISTNPATGAEAGRVPAADEKSVIAAVDRAREAAVWWQSLGWEGRKTRLLRWRTLLVERIEELAELTRLETGKPLNDGIIEITAAVEHLDWAARHAKRVLGPRRMRTRLLLAEHVGHLEYQPFGVIGVIGPWNYPIVTPIGPISGALAAGNAIVFKPSEYTPVVGQWLVDSFAEIVPEHPVLQAVHGLGDVGGALCRAGVGKVAFTGSTATGKKVMAACAENLIPVVIEAGGKDALIVDADADVRAAAEAAVWGAMTNAGQTCIGIERAYVVEPVYDRFVAAVVEKAGKLRTGEEIGPITMPKQLEIIRDHIEDALAKGGRAVLGGADAVSPPYVSPTVLVDVPANSSEIRDETFGPTLTITKVRDAEEAIQKTNDSPYGLGGAVFGKKDAIRIARRMRTGMVAVNGTLTFVGMGNLPFGGVGESGFGRIHGEDGLREFARPKAITVRRAKSLLPAMTFERTPAQVKQIIKALRLLYGRKP; translated from the coding sequence ATGACGGCGACGCACGCTCCCGGCCTGCCCGTGATCGAGGACGGCCAGCTGATCTCCACGAACCCGGCCACCGGCGCGGAGGCGGGTCGGGTGCCGGCCGCCGACGAGAAATCGGTGATCGCCGCCGTCGACCGCGCCCGCGAGGCCGCCGTCTGGTGGCAGTCGCTCGGCTGGGAGGGGCGCAAGACCCGGCTGCTGCGCTGGCGCACGCTGCTGGTCGAGCGGATCGAGGAGCTCGCCGAGCTGACCCGGCTGGAGACCGGCAAGCCGCTGAACGACGGGATCATCGAGATCACCGCCGCCGTCGAGCACCTGGACTGGGCCGCCCGGCACGCCAAGCGGGTCCTCGGCCCGCGCCGGATGCGCACCCGCCTGCTGCTCGCCGAGCACGTCGGCCACCTGGAGTACCAGCCGTTCGGCGTGATCGGCGTGATCGGCCCGTGGAACTATCCGATCGTCACCCCGATCGGCCCGATCTCCGGGGCGCTCGCGGCCGGCAACGCGATCGTCTTCAAGCCCAGTGAGTACACGCCGGTCGTCGGCCAGTGGCTGGTCGACTCGTTCGCCGAGATCGTGCCGGAGCACCCGGTCCTGCAGGCGGTGCACGGGCTGGGCGACGTCGGCGGCGCGCTGTGCCGCGCCGGGGTCGGCAAGGTCGCCTTCACCGGCTCCACCGCCACCGGCAAGAAGGTGATGGCCGCCTGCGCGGAGAACCTGATCCCGGTGGTGATCGAGGCCGGCGGCAAGGACGCGCTGATCGTGGACGCCGACGCGGACGTGCGGGCGGCGGCCGAGGCCGCGGTCTGGGGCGCGATGACCAATGCCGGTCAGACCTGCATCGGGATCGAGCGGGCGTATGTCGTCGAGCCGGTCTACGACCGGTTCGTCGCGGCGGTCGTGGAGAAGGCCGGGAAGCTGCGCACCGGCGAGGAGATCGGCCCGATCACCATGCCGAAGCAGCTCGAGATCATCCGCGACCACATCGAGGACGCGCTGGCCAAGGGCGGCCGGGCGGTGCTCGGCGGGGCGGACGCGGTGAGCCCGCCCTACGTCTCGCCGACGGTCCTGGTCGACGTCCCGGCGAACTCGTCGGAGATCCGCGACGAGACGTTCGGGCCGACGCTGACCATCACCAAGGTCCGGGACGCGGAAGAGGCCATTCAGAAGACCAACGATTCGCCGTACGGCCTGGGCGGCGCGGTCTTCGGCAAGAAGGACGCGATCCGGATCGCCCGCCGGATGCGCACCGGCATGGTCGCCGTCAACGGCACGCTGACCTTCGTCGGGATGGGGAACCTGCCGTTCGGCGGGGTCGGCGAGTCCGGGTTCGGCCGGATCCACGGCGAGGACGGGCTGCGCGAGTTCGCCCGGCCCAAGGCGATCACCGTGCGCCGCGCGAAGTCGCTGCTCCCCGCGATGACCTTCGAGCGCACCCCGGCCCAGGTCAAGCAGATCATCAAGGCCCTGCGACTGCTCTACGGACGCAAGCCCTAG